The following is a genomic window from Strix aluco isolate bStrAlu1 chromosome 3, bStrAlu1.hap1, whole genome shotgun sequence.
GCATCCTTCATCCTGGATCCTCATCCTGCATCCTACATCCCAGCCCCGCATCCCAATCCtgcaccctgcaccctgcacccTGCATCCTGATCCTGATCCTCATCCCAATCCCGcagcccctccccgccgccgcacAAAGCccggactacagctcccggcgtgcccggccgtggcggggagcggggggggggccaGACCCGGCAGCTCCCGCCTGCCCGcggccctgcctgctccccgcccccccccccctccctccctgcctgcgccTGCCCGCGGGCCGGCAGCGAATcagccgcgctgcccgcccccgccgccccgcccgccccgcacACGGCCGGGCCGCTGCCATGAGCCAGCGCCcggtggggacccccccccccgccgccgccgcctcctcctcctcctccccgccgccccccgcccgcctcgGCACGGGGGATGCTGCGGGGCCGGCGCGGCTGagtgagccccccccccccaaatctgcGTGTCCCCCCCGttcccccgcgccgccgccatggccgGGAGGTCCCGCGGGGGCTGCGAGGCGCTGCGGGTGGTGGCCCGGTGCCGGCCGCTGAaccggcgggaggaggcggcggggtaCGAGCGCGTCCTGGAGCTGGACGTGAAGCTGGGGCAGGTGAGCATCCGAAAcccccgcgccggccccggcgAGCTGCCCAAGACCTTCACCTTCGACGCCGTCTACGACGCCAACTCCAAGCAGGCCGACCTCTACGACGAGACGGTGCGGCCGCTGATCGACGCCGTGCTGCAGGGCTTCAACGGCACCGTCCTCGCCTACGGCCAAACCGGCACCGGCAAGACCTACACCATGCAGGGCGCTTGGGCGGAGCCGGAGAAACGGGGCATCATCCCCAGCTCCTTCGAGCACATCTTCACCCACATCTCCCGCTCGCAGAACCAGCAGTACCTGGTGAGGGCCTCGTACCTGGAGATCTACCAGGAGGAGATCAGGGATCTCCTCGCCAAGGACCAGAGCAAGAAGCTGGAGCTGAAGGAGAACCCCGAGACGGGGGTGTACATCAAGGACCTCTCCTCCTTCGTCACCAAGAACGTCAAGGAGATCGAGCACGTGATGAACCTGGGCAGCCAGACGCGGTCCGTGGGCAGCACCAACATGAACGAGCACAGCTCCCGCTCCCACGCCATCTTCCTCATCACCATCGAGTGCAGCGAGACGGGGCCGGACGGCGAGGAGCACATCCGTGTGGGCAAGCTCAACCTGGTGGACCTGGCTGGCAGCGAGCGCCAGAGCAAAATGGGGGCCCACGGAGAACGCCCCAAGGAAGCGTCCAAGATCAACCTCTCCCTCTCCGCGCTGGGCAACGTCATCTCGGCGCTCGTGGACGGCAGGAGCACGCACATCCCTTACCGGGACTCCAAGCTGACCCGCCTGCTGCAGGACTCCCTCGGGGGCAACGCCAAGACGATCATGGTGGCCACCTTGGGCCCAGCCTCCCACAGCTACGACGAGAGCCTCTCCACCCTCAGGTTCGCCAACAGGGCCAAGAACATCAAGAACAAGCCCCGGGTGAACGAGGACCCCAAGGACACTTTGC
Proteins encoded in this region:
- the KIF3C gene encoding kinesin-like protein KIF3C isoform X2 — protein: MAGRSRGGCEALRVVARCRPLNRREEAAGYERVLELDVKLGQVSIRNPRAGPGELPKTFTFDAVYDANSKQADLYDETVRPLIDAVLQGFNGTVLAYGQTGTGKTYTMQGAWAEPEKRGIIPSSFEHIFTHISRSQNQQYLVRASYLEIYQEEIRDLLAKDQSKKLELKENPETGVYIKDLSSFVTKNVKEIEHVMNLGSQTRSVGSTNMNEHSSRSHAIFLITIECSETGPDGEEHIRVGKLNLVDLAGSERQSKMGAHGERPKEASKINLSLSALGNVISALVDGRSTHIPYRDSKLTRLLQDSLGGNAKTIMVATLGPASHSYDESLSTLRFANRAKNIKNKPRVNEDPKDTLLREFQEEIIRLKAQLEKRGMLGKKRRRSSRRKKVVDGESATENEGEDDNEDGLEKNMENYLKEQKERLEEEKAAIQDDHSLVSEEKQKLLQEKEKMIEDLRKEQEATELLATKYKAMESKLLIGGRTIVDHTNEQQKMLELKRQEIAEQKRREREMQQEMLLRDEETMELRETYSSLQQEVEIKTKKLKKLYAKLQAVKAEIQDQHDEYIRVRQDLEEAQNEQTRELKLKYLIIENFIPPEEKNKIMNRLYFDGEEDQWKFQPLVPTGGNSNQMKKRPTSAVGYKRPISQYARVAMAMGSHPRYRDQWPCSQPVLELLALRLW